One genomic region from Sphingobacterium multivorum encodes:
- a CDS encoding glycoside hydrolase family 127 protein, whose product MIFKNKFLHSALLSLFSLALSAQTTPQLNYFDLREVRLLPGLFKHAEDLDINYLLEMDPDRLLAPFLREANLPLKKDSYTNWENTGLDGHIGGHYLSALAHMYAATGDLRIKERLDYMLSNLKRCQEANGNGYLGGVPGGKIIWTEIQQGRINAGSFNLNGKWVPLYNIHKTYAGLRDAYLLTGNKSAKEMLVQMADWALELVGQLSDAQIQEMLRSEHGGLNETFADVAAITQDQAYLELARKFSHQSVLEPLLAHEDHLTGLHANTQIPKVLGFKRIADLSHNEKWAEAVRYFWDNVVEQRSIAIGGNSVSEHFNPTNDFSKMLYSIEGPETCNTYNMLRLTKMLYQTDPQGKYLDFYERALYNHILSTQHPDHGGLVYFTQIRPGHYRVYSQVQTSMWCCVGSGMENHAKYGEMIYAYRNNDLFVNLFIPSRLDWKEKNMEVIQDTNFPTEANTSIRINPEKPTSFSLFIRKPSWLTIAPHVLINGKPYNNFSSTNEHIQIKRTWRKGDIVSLELPMGVHTEQLPDKSNHYSILYGPLVLGARTGQEDLLGLQADDSRMGHIASGKQIPLRDLPILKAEPNNIPALVRPITSKPLHFTLSDLYMGKKGVQMELEPFFGIHDSRYMIYWPQATEKELQALQEKMSRDEVESLALAAKTVDKVVAGEQQPESDHFFREQNSNAGAFGDTRWRDTKDWFSYVMKITPEAQLVAIKLLADNSSRVTEVMIDGKTISTLEDKDEKSTMKTIRIQLPKECIGKTKIELKIKAGAGSTSHKILEIRTLRPD is encoded by the coding sequence ATGATCTTCAAAAACAAATTTTTGCACAGTGCTCTCTTAAGCTTATTTAGTCTGGCGCTATCTGCTCAAACGACTCCTCAATTAAATTATTTCGATTTAAGAGAAGTCAGGTTATTACCGGGGCTTTTTAAACATGCCGAAGATCTGGACATCAATTATTTATTGGAAATGGATCCCGACCGTTTGTTGGCTCCGTTTTTACGCGAAGCCAATTTACCGCTTAAAAAAGACTCCTATACCAATTGGGAAAATACAGGGTTAGATGGCCATATCGGAGGTCATTATCTATCTGCTCTTGCTCATATGTATGCCGCTACAGGCGACCTTCGTATTAAGGAGCGCCTAGATTATATGCTCAGCAACTTGAAACGTTGTCAGGAAGCAAATGGAAACGGTTACCTTGGCGGAGTTCCTGGGGGTAAAATTATTTGGACAGAAATTCAACAGGGCCGGATCAACGCCGGTAGCTTTAACCTGAATGGAAAATGGGTACCACTATATAATATACACAAAACCTACGCTGGCCTGCGAGATGCCTACTTGTTGACAGGCAATAAATCTGCAAAAGAAATGCTGGTCCAGATGGCTGATTGGGCGCTTGAGTTGGTTGGCCAACTTTCTGATGCTCAAATACAGGAAATGTTACGAAGTGAACACGGTGGACTGAACGAAACTTTTGCTGATGTCGCTGCAATTACCCAAGATCAGGCTTACCTTGAGCTGGCTCGTAAATTCAGTCATCAATCCGTACTTGAGCCTTTATTAGCGCATGAAGATCATTTAACAGGATTGCATGCGAATACACAAATTCCAAAAGTCCTCGGTTTTAAGCGCATTGCTGACCTTTCCCATAACGAAAAATGGGCGGAGGCTGTTCGGTACTTTTGGGACAATGTCGTTGAACAGCGCTCAATTGCTATTGGCGGAAATAGTGTGAGTGAGCATTTTAACCCAACGAACGATTTTTCAAAGATGTTATATAGCATTGAGGGACCTGAGACCTGCAACACCTACAATATGTTACGGCTCACAAAAATGCTCTACCAAACCGATCCGCAAGGGAAATACCTCGATTTTTATGAACGTGCGCTATACAACCATATCTTATCGACACAACATCCCGACCATGGAGGATTAGTCTATTTCACACAGATCCGTCCGGGGCATTATCGCGTTTATTCACAAGTGCAGACAAGTATGTGGTGCTGCGTTGGATCAGGGATGGAAAATCACGCCAAATATGGTGAAATGATCTATGCATACCGCAACAATGACCTATTTGTCAATCTATTTATTCCTTCACGCCTGGACTGGAAGGAGAAAAATATGGAAGTCATTCAAGATACGAACTTCCCAACAGAAGCCAATACAAGCATACGAATCAACCCCGAGAAACCGACGTCATTCAGCTTGTTTATTCGTAAACCCAGCTGGCTCACCATAGCTCCCCATGTGTTGATCAATGGGAAGCCCTACAACAATTTTAGTTCCACAAATGAGCATATCCAGATCAAACGTACATGGCGAAAAGGCGATATCGTCAGCCTTGAATTGCCCATGGGAGTACATACTGAGCAGTTACCTGATAAAAGCAATCATTACAGTATTTTATATGGGCCGCTTGTTTTGGGAGCCCGCACTGGACAGGAAGATCTTTTGGGACTTCAGGCTGATGACAGCCGAATGGGACACATTGCATCGGGAAAACAAATCCCTTTACGTGATCTTCCAATTCTTAAAGCTGAACCGAACAATATTCCAGCTCTTGTACGACCAATAACTTCAAAGCCCCTCCACTTTACACTCTCCGATCTCTATATGGGAAAAAAAGGTGTTCAAATGGAATTAGAACCTTTTTTTGGTATTCATGATTCCCGTTATATGATCTATTGGCCTCAAGCAACAGAAAAGGAATTGCAGGCATTACAGGAGAAAATGAGCCGCGATGAAGTAGAAAGCTTAGCGCTAGCGGCCAAAACAGTCGATAAGGTCGTCGCTGGAGAGCAACAACCGGAATCAGATCACTTTTTTCGCGAACAAAATAGCAATGCTGGGGCTTTCGGCGATACACGCTGGCGCGATACAAAAGACTGGTTCAGTTACGTGATGAAAATAACGCCCGAGGCCCAATTGGTGGCGATCAAATTGCTGGCAGACAATTCATCCAGGGTAACTGAGGTTATGATCGATGGTAAAACCATCAGCACATTGGAAGACAAGGACGAGAAATCCACCATGAAAACTATACGTATACAGCTTCCCAAAGAGTGTATAGGTAAAACCAAAATAGAACTGAAAATTAAGGCCGGAGCAGGATCGACAAGTCACAAGATCCTAGAAATTCGAACTCTTCGTCCTGACTAA
- a CDS encoding TIGR00730 family Rossman fold protein, whose translation MKKVNSIVIFCASSLGNSAVYEEQASYVGKVLAEYGIRLVYGGGRVGLMGAVANGALAKGGEVIGVIPDFLNSKEREHKGVTKLITVDTMHDRKRIMSDYAEGVIALPGGFGTLEELFEMITWAQLGLHKKPVGLLNINGFYNHLIHFIDHMVEEGLLKQENRAMLLVADTIEALIEKMQEYEAPLVPKWIEKDEI comes from the coding sequence ATGAAGAAAGTTAATAGTATTGTTATTTTTTGTGCTTCCAGTTTAGGGAATTCGGCCGTGTATGAAGAGCAGGCCTCCTATGTGGGAAAGGTTTTGGCCGAATACGGTATTCGTTTGGTTTATGGGGGTGGAAGGGTTGGCCTAATGGGAGCTGTTGCGAATGGAGCTCTTGCAAAGGGAGGTGAGGTCATTGGTGTGATTCCCGACTTTTTAAATTCGAAAGAAAGGGAGCATAAGGGCGTAACGAAATTGATTACTGTAGATACCATGCATGATCGTAAACGAATTATGAGTGATTATGCGGAAGGAGTTATTGCTCTGCCGGGCGGTTTTGGTACCTTGGAAGAGCTTTTCGAAATGATTACATGGGCTCAATTGGGTTTACATAAAAAGCCAGTTGGTTTGTTAAACATCAATGGATTTTATAATCACCTAATCCACTTTATTGATCACATGGTCGAAGAGGGGCTTCTTAAGCAGGAAAATCGAGCGATGTTATTAGTGGCTGATACGATTGAAGCACTGATCGAGAAGATGCAAGAGTATGAGGCGCCACTGGTGCCAAAGTGGATAGAGAAGGATGAGATTTAG
- a CDS encoding (Fe-S)-binding protein: MENELKVPTVAELLAKGETPDILFWVGCAGSFDERAQKITRDICRILQHVGLKYAILGTEESCTGDPAKRSGNEFLFQMQAMMNIEVLNGYEIKKIVTACPHCFNTLKNEYPSLGGHYEVIHHTQLIQNLIDEGKLKPADNNVFKGKKITYHDPCYLGRANEVYEAPRKVLESLDAQLIELKRCKSNGLCCGAGGGQMFKEPEPGAKDINIERIEEVIDAQPQVVAAACPFCMTMLKDGVKIKEKESVIEVLDIAEITARANQL; the protein is encoded by the coding sequence ATGGAAAATGAATTAAAAGTTCCAACAGTTGCTGAACTGTTAGCCAAAGGAGAAACTCCTGATATACTATTTTGGGTAGGTTGTGCAGGGAGCTTTGACGAACGTGCACAGAAAATTACGCGCGATATCTGCAGAATATTACAACATGTCGGTTTAAAATATGCCATCCTAGGTACAGAAGAAAGCTGTACGGGTGATCCTGCCAAAAGAAGTGGAAACGAATTTCTATTTCAAATGCAGGCCATGATGAATATCGAAGTACTCAATGGCTATGAAATCAAAAAAATAGTAACTGCTTGCCCGCACTGTTTCAATACCTTAAAAAATGAGTATCCATCCCTAGGCGGCCACTATGAGGTTATTCATCATACACAATTGATCCAAAACCTGATCGATGAAGGAAAATTAAAACCAGCGGATAATAATGTATTCAAGGGAAAGAAGATAACCTATCATGATCCCTGTTATCTTGGTCGTGCAAATGAGGTGTATGAGGCACCGAGGAAAGTATTGGAAAGCTTGGACGCCCAGTTGATCGAACTGAAACGTTGCAAGAGCAATGGATTGTGCTGTGGTGCTGGGGGCGGACAAATGTTCAAAGAACCAGAGCCCGGAGCAAAAGACATTAACATCGAACGTATCGAAGAAGTCATTGATGCACAGCCTCAAGTTGTAGCTGCAGCATGTCCTTTCTGCATGACCATGCTAAAAGATGGCGTAAAGATAAAAGAAAAAGAATCAGTGATAGAAGTGCTGGACATTGCCGAAATCACGGCTCGGGCAAATCAACTGTAA